The following proteins are encoded in a genomic region of Cygnus olor isolate bCygOlo1 chromosome 11, bCygOlo1.pri.v2, whole genome shotgun sequence:
- the ISL2 gene encoding LOW QUALITY PROTEIN: insulin gene enhancer protein ISL-2 (The sequence of the model RefSeq protein was modified relative to this genomic sequence to represent the inferred CDS: deleted 1 base in 1 codon), with protein MVDVLLRGPLPGAMGEPSKRRPGLALCAGCGGRIQDPFLLRVSPDLEWHVACLKCAECGQPLDETCTCFLRDGKAYCKRDYSRLFGIKCAQCRAAFSSSDLVMRARDHVYHLECFRCAACGRQLLPGDQFCLRERDLLCRADHGPLPDGAAAARGPRSPALPPAAAAHLAEPVPGRPPAPRPPAHKAAEKTTRVRTVLNEKQLHTLRTCYAANPRPDALMKEQLVEMTGLSPRVIRVWFQNKRCKDKKKSILMKQLQQQQHGDKTSLQGLTGTPLVAGSPIRHESAVQGSAVEVQTYQPPWKALSDFALQSDLEQPAAFQQLVSFSESGSLGTSSGSDVTSLSSQLPDTPNSMVPSPAET; from the exons ATGGTGGACGTCCTCCTG CGCGGGCCGCTCCCGGGCGCCATGGGGGAGCCCTCCAAGA GGCGGCCGGGGCTGGCCCTGTGCGCGGGCTGCGGGGGCCGCATCCAGGACCCGTTCCTGCTGCGGGTGTCGCCGGACCTGGAGTGGCACGTCGCCTGCCTCAAGTGTGCCGAGTGCGGGCAGCCGCTGGACGAGACCTGCACGTGCTTCCTGCGCGACGGCAAGGCCTACTGCAAGCGGGACTACAGCAG GCTCTTCGGCATCAAGTGCGCGCAGTGCCGGGCGGCCTTCAGCAGCAGCGACCTGGTGATGCGCGCCCGCGACCACGTCTACCACCTCGAGTGCTTCCGCTGCGCCGCCTGCGGCCGCCAGCTGCTGCCCGGGGACCAGTTCTGCCTGCGGGAGCGCGACCTGCTTTGCCGTGCCGACCACGGGCCGCTCCCCgacggcgccgccgccgcccgcgggccgcgcagccccgcgcTGCCGCCGGCTGCCGCCGCGCACCTCGCAG AGCCGGTGCCCGggcggccgccggccccgcggccgccggcGCACAAGGCGGCGGAGAAGACGACCCGCGTGCGGACGGTGCTGAACGAGAAGCAGCTGCACACGCTGCGGACCTGCTACGCCGCCAACCCGCGCCCCGACGCCCTGATGAAGGAGCAGCTGGTGGAGATGACGGGGCTCAGCCCGCGCGTCATCCGCGTCTGGTTCCAGAACAAGCGCTGCAAGGACAAGAAGAAGTCCATCCTcatgaagcagctgcagcagcagcagcacggcgaCAAGACG AGCCTGCAGGGCCTCACCGGGACGCCGCTGGTGGCCGGCAGCCCCATCCGGCACGAGAGCGCCGTGCAGGGCAGCGCCGTGGAGGTGCAGACCTACCAGCCGCCCTGGAAGGCGCTCAGCGACTTCGCCCTGCAGAGCGACCTGGAGCAGCCCGCCgccttccagcagctg gtCTCCTTTTCCGAGTCCGGCTCCTTGGGCACGTCCTCCGGCAGCGACGTGACCTCGCTGTCCTCCCAGCTCCCCGACACCCCCAACAGCATGGTGCCCAGCCCGGCCGAGACGTGA